The region CGTACCTTTCGAATGTGCGTAGAATGGATGTCAGGTCTTCTTTATTTACTTTTAGTGTTACACGCATTCGCATGGAATCGGTTATATTGGTAACATAGCAAGCTAAAATGCGGGCTTCGTTGCTTTCTACAATTTGTGCAATTTGACTCAATGAATAGTCATTGGCATGCATTTCAAGTATGATAATACTACCGGGCGAATCTGCAGCAAATAATTCCGAAAGACTCTCAATAAGCGTTGGCAATGTAATAAGCCCTTTGAATATTTTTTCGTTTTTTACCACAGGCAGGGCAGTCAGACTGAATTTGTGAAATAAATTAATTATTTCCAAAATATGCTGGTGTGGCTCTACCTGGGCATTTATGTAATTCTTTTTGAGACTTTCGACGGGTACATCAAATGCATTGGCATCGTAAATCATGGTATCTGAAATAAGTCCATGATAATTCTGATTATACACCACAGGCAGATGTGAAATCTTAAAGACTTCCATCCAACTCAGGGCTGTATTGCAATAGTCCTTGGGCTTGAGTGCCGGAACTACATCAGACATTATTTGTTCAGCAACCATAATGATGAAAAAACGTTACATTTGTACTCCTAAAGTAAACAAATCCTGTGCAAAAAAAAATATTTTATGACAAGACTAAGTGTAAATATAAATAAAATAGCTACCATCAGAAATGCACGTGGTGGCAATATTCCTGATGTGAGGCTTGCTGCAATTAACTGTCAGCGATACGGGGCAGAGGGCATTACTGTGCACCCCAGACCAGATGAGCGACACATACGTTATCAGGATGTTCGTGATATCAAACCCGAAATAGTAACGGAATTTAATATTGAAGGTTATCCATCTGAAGATTTTTTTAAACTGGTAAATGAAGTGAAGCCAAACCAGGTTACGCTTGTGCCTGATCCACCTGATGCTTTGACAAGTAATGCGGGTTGGGATACTGTAAAGCATAAAGAGTTTTTGAAAGATGTAATTGCAAAATTCCAGGCGGCCGGAATCCGTACATCTATTTTTGTGGAGACAGATCTTGAATTAATACGGCATGCAAAAGAGACGGGTACAAACCGTGTGGAACTTTATACAGAACCATATGCTTCGGAATTTGTTAATGACCCATTAAGGGCGGTTGAACCTTTTGCGAAAGCAGCAGAGCTTGCAGGACAAATTGGACTGGAAGTAAATGCCGGGCACGATCTGAACCTGGATAATCTTGAGTATTTTGTTAAACATGTAAAACCCCTGCATGAGGTATCAATTGGACATGCCTTGATTAGCGATGCACTGTATTTTGGACTTGA is a window of Salinivirga cyanobacteriivorans DNA encoding:
- a CDS encoding CBS domain-containing protein, with protein sequence MVAEQIMSDVVPALKPKDYCNTALSWMEVFKISHLPVVYNQNYHGLISDTMIYDANAFDVPVESLKKNYINAQVEPHQHILEIINLFHKFSLTALPVVKNEKIFKGLITLPTLIESLSELFAADSPGSIIILEMHANDYSLSQIAQIVESNEARILACYVTNITDSMRMRVTLKVNKEDLTSILRTFERYEYEVSASYSEDDKMDDVIKDRFDSFMQYLDI
- a CDS encoding pyridoxine 5'-phosphate synthase, with protein sequence MTRLSVNINKIATIRNARGGNIPDVRLAAINCQRYGAEGITVHPRPDERHIRYQDVRDIKPEIVTEFNIEGYPSEDFFKLVNEVKPNQVTLVPDPPDALTSNAGWDTVKHKEFLKDVIAKFQAAGIRTSIFVETDLELIRHAKETGTNRVELYTEPYASEFVNDPLRAVEPFAKAAELAGQIGLEVNAGHDLNLDNLEYFVKHVKPLHEVSIGHALISDALYFGLENVIQMYLRKIHDAR